In Larimichthys crocea isolate SSNF chromosome VII, L_crocea_2.0, whole genome shotgun sequence, the genomic stretch TGTACCTGAAGTTTATTTTACTGAAGTAGTATTCTAACTGTTGTATTTGTACAATGTCTGATTTCATCTGAAAGTAGctcaaagaaacagaaacatcagtCTGGATCATCTCACTGACTGAGGTTACCTGTGCACAGGTGAGTCACAGACAGAAGAGGGGTTCACGACTGCTCTGGAAAACAGAGCAACAATTTAACAATCTGTGGATGTCATCGTCTTCATCGTCACTTCATCACATCGGTCAAagattcagccaatcagaagtgAGGAACACACTTCATCTCCACGGCGACGCCACgaaataaagacagaacacGTGTGTCGTCTCagctctttcttctcttcatacaaaaaccaacaaaatatAAACTATCAACATCAGACCACATCTGTTCATTTGGCACTCAGCATTAAAACACCTGGACCtcctcaggaggaggaggacctcCTCAGGACCTCCTCAGGAGGAGGACCTCCTCAGGACCTCCTCAGGACCTCAGACCTGAACCCTCTGCGGTCAGACTGCATCAACTGAAGGATGAAAGCTTTAGTACAAAATGTGCATATCAGTGTGAGAGTAAAAAAAGcccttcaataaaaaaacataaatcaaaataaaatgaatcaaataaaaataaatcaaattaaatcaaagatGTCCGTCTCGATAATTAAATaagtttgacagaaaaaatgaaaatattcaaagaCGATGATCGACAGTCGCATTCACATTAAAAACTCTGGGACTGATTTGAAGTATTCGAGTAGTTTGAAGTACTCGAGTATCTCCATCATGTGACACTTCATAGCTGACTTTAATGACTGTAATCAGAGTTCAGCTGTTAACGATcgcacagcagctacagacacaGTGATGAAGGTTAACGAGGCGCTCTCGTTAACCTTCATCACTGTGTCTGGACTTCACTCTGATTACAGACGGACTTCTATGAAGACCTCGTCTGCAGGTCGCTCAGACCGACTgatctgattggacgagagtCGCTCTGAGCGCTGGTATAGAGAATAACAGAACAGACGTTCTAACGTTACACCAACGTTACACCAACGTTGGTCATGTCTGCATcctgctgttagaaactgagcacaatcagctgataataaacctgatcagccaccgtcagtaatcaatacacaaccattatcagaccaataactaacattcaCACAACgttcagacaaccttatcatactgAACAGTTACAGAGTGTTTCTGAAACGTTGAGAGAACgttccaaaataaacacattatcaATTTGGATGCGACCACAGACGAGATCTTCAtagaaacatatttcatgtttatctcgtttgttttgttcagttttaatcTTCCGGACCTGGAGGTCCTGACCCAGAACCTGGAGGTTCTGAACCAGATTCTGGAGGTCCTGACCCAGAACCTGGAGGTCCTGATCCAGATTCTGGAGGAACTGATCCAGAACCTGGAGGAACTGATCAGATAATGTGAACACGACTTCTCTTCCAGGCTCGACTTGGTCTGGAACACAAACACCAAGAAGAATAGGTCCCTCCTGATCCAGGTCTGTTCTGGTCCTATTGGATGGCTCTATAGTCAACAGTACTCGTGACCCTGAGCGGTCATGGAGAAGAGTCCATCCAGGACACGTGAAGGTCTGACAAAGTTCAGACTGGAAGACTGTCGGCTGTAGACGGACCAGAACCTCACAGTAGGCTGAGGTCCGGCAGTTCTTATAGATAGATCATCATCGGTTCCTCTGCTGGAGGCCGACCCAAACTACTGgtgaagaaacaagaaaaggagAACTGGAGGTTCTGTTAAAAACCAGATCAGTCTGCCCGTGCCGGTCCAAACTCATGTAGGTCAGCTGGACTCATTTTTGGCCCCGACAAGTTCTGTCAATAAACTCGATGACTTCAAGATGTTGAAGGAATTTTGCTTCTTCACCAAGATGTGCAAACATAAACCACCAAAACTTCAGAGGTCCCTGAAGCCCCAGAGCTCCAGGAACCCCTGAAACACCAGAGCTCCAGGAACCGCTGAAACTCCAGACTTCCAGGAACCGCTGAAACTCCAGACTTCCAGGAACCTCTGAAACTCCAGACTTCCAGGAACCTCTTAAGTTCCAGATCTCCAGTGGTTCTTGAAACTCAAAACATCCAGAAGCTCCAGACCTCTAATGGCACCTGAAACCTCAGACCTTTGGTAGCCCCTGAAACACCAGCCCTCCAGAGGCCCCTGGAGTCCCTGAAGCCCCAGGATCCCTGTGTGTCAAGGTCCTCAGCAGCTTTGCCTTCCATCATCGTGTCCAAAGTAACAGATTTATTCAGGACCTGCAGGTTTAAAAACATTCGACAGTTTGAAGAGCTTCATTCTTTTAGTTTAAGTCAATAATTAAAACAGTCTGAGCGACACACAGAAAACCTGGTCCAGGGTCAGTCCTGGTTTCTGGGTCCACATGGACTGAACCACCATCCAGACAAATGTTGATTAATACAGCATTTATGGCTTTCTTTGATTGATCGATTCATCACCTAATCTAACACGAGTCCAAAATAAAGTCACATATCAACCTTTGATCGTCCACCAGAGATGTGACGGGTTTATTGGGTCCAGTCTTGGTGGACTTTGGACAGTTTTGGTGATTTGCTGGTGAAAAGTTGTGAAAATGTTTGGAAGAAATGTTCAAGATGTGACCTCAGCAGCAAGTTTAGTGTGCAGCTGAAACATTCAGACCTCCACCAGTCGTCTCTTTGCATATATGAACCaggtcctgtctgtctttgtgctgaGTCACCGGTGACTCCTCTCTAGTGCTTCTTGTTGATTCGTCGGGACCTTCTCAGGCCACGCCTCCTGCGGTTCTGATTGGACATCCAGGACCGCAGGAAGTACGTGTCAGGGCTCCTCTGGCGGTTGACGGTCTGGTTCTCCAGGTCAAACTGTCTCTGCAGCTTCAGGGCGAGCGCCCGGTCCTGACGCTCCTGCTGGATCTGACGGATGTACCGCTCGTCGAAGGCCTCCTGGCTGGCTAATCGGCTCCTCTTTAGGTCCGAGTCCCGGTCCGAGTCCAAGTGTTTGGTCTTCTGTTCCCTCTTCTTGCCCCTCCTTGAGGTAGACTGGTTGTGGAGGCTACTGTCGGACTCCTTCCTTGGACTTTGAGAGTCCTTTGGCACTAACTTACAGGACTGGAAACCAGAGTTCTTGGTGTACGGTGAGAACGACTGTTTCCGGCTAAAGAACGCTCCCCCGCTGCATGATTCTGGAGCGCCAACCGCCGGGTCAAACTCCGAACTTCCTCTGAAAGTCGCCTCACTGTTGTAGCGAATTGCAGGGACCCGGATTTTCACAGACAAGGTGTCTGAGTCTGCGGTTGGGGGGTCAAACAGCAGCCTCCTCTTGTTGATGGCCGGCACTCCCTCTCCGTCCCGTCCCGCCGGTGACTGATGAGTCTTTGCACCGTCCTCGCCCCCGGCAGTCTTGTTGTGGAGCTCGTTTACGGGGCTCGTCAGTGTTGCCTTGGAGTTCACCTTGAGGCTCTGGCGGTCCAGTTCGATCTGCCTCCACTTCTGCAGAACGGCCGGACTGGCCTCATAGCTGGTGGCCTTCTGCAGGCCGCGGGTCAGATTCCTGGGCGTGGACTTCACGATGGTGGGCTCCATGAGACGTCCATCAGGCAGGCGTTTGGGCGGCGTGCACGGCGAACAGACGATCGGTTTGAAGTGGTTGAGCTCTTCAGAGATGCTGTCGTTGCTCTCGGGGCTGATGGAGCGCTCTGGGCGAGGTGGAGGGAGGCCCAAAGGAGTCGACGACGACAAAGAGACGACGGCTCGCCAGGTGAGCCTCCGGTCAGGAGCGGTGATGGGAGCTGAGACCGAGCGACTGTtctcagaggagaggaggattcCTGCTGTGTAGCTGTGACTGATCCCAACCTGACGGACAAGACAACAGAAAGACTTTATCATCTCTGCACGCAGACAGAAGAAGGACTGTTGTGGTCGTACGTACTCGGTCCATCAGGGCCGGCTGGGCGACCTTCAGCTTCCCTCCTCGGTCCTCCACCGGGTCAGTGCAGCTCTGACTCCTCTGAGAACCACTGAAGCAgcaagaggtcagaggtcagctgaTCTGACATCATGACAACAAtaatgatgaagatgtttgagACTCACCCGGTGAAGGCGGCACAGTTTTTGGTTTTCCTGATGAAGGCTGAGATGTTTCTGATCCTCCGGCTGATTGGCTCCTCGTTCTCAGAGTCCGACAGAACtccctgaagaaaaacaaagaagacgACGTCTGAGCCCGAAACTCGACCCGGTTCTGATGGACTCAGATATTAAAACACTTACAGGCTCCCCGTCGTGTCGGACTGATTCGTCTTTGCAGATCAGAGTGTTTCTCCTCTTCAggtcctctctgtcctcacacaacagcagctgaaacacaacaaGTGCCTCATGTttatacttgagtaaatgtacttagttactttccacgtgctgcgttcactgacaGCTCTGATGTCAGTAAACTGGACTCACCTTGTGTTTCCCGCTAGTCGCTGATGAAACGTCTGAACATTTTGGGAGGAGAGCCGGAGAGACGAAGAACTCTGAAGAGAcgaaacaacaaagaaacaacagagaGTCGTtcatacgtctgttctcacactttgaagtacgtaacgctttacggcactaagtcacacagcagcaactatttcactgattctggtgaaactggatcatattttatggaggaaatgttttctggttttccctctgatgtcctccggctgctccgcctcaactctctgtgatttacagagtttatgatggacagtgaagtaaactgctgacagctgtagctgctgttagctcatgttagctcagtctgttagctgctgttagctcatgttagctcagtctgttagctgctgttagctcatgttagctcagtctgttagctgctgttagctcagtctgttagcattTGGGAGCATTTTGGACcagcagagccagtgttgtgtcagaaccagaactaggtaaccaggctcagcagcttctacggacataatggcagaggagcagagagtgaagatgatggaggaagctaagaagagaaaaggagagagtgagcgagcaagaagccgccggacaagagtaaatgtgggactgacttttagtggttggtgagagcttggtgaaataaaaggctgaaagacagacgccgagctgggctgactgctgctggactaggcagtgatatcagctgctgctgggtctggttctggttctggttctgggctgactgctgctggactaggcagtgatatcagctgctgctggttctggttctggttctggttctggtgaCCTGTGCATGTGAAACAGTGTCCTGTAGtacagcagctcctcctccagctgaacACGTCCAGACacgtccagcagcagcagagctgatcCTGGATCAGTGAAATAACTGCTGACACTTTAATATTAAAGACTTAAAACCCGGTGTGTCTGTTCTCAGGACTTCCCGTCACAGTATGATCCAGCCCTCGGTGTGCTTACTGTGGATAAACGGACCTCAGAGCAGCTGGGCTCGGACGGGCTGACCGTCGGTTCGTGCTGTGAGCTGACCCGGGGTCAGTTTACCTGTCAGGCCTCCTGGGTTCAAACTTACAGTAAAGTTACTCTGTGCTCCTGTGAGCTGACTCCCCCCCGGTGAACACACCAACCTCTCCGGCTGTCGCAGTCCCTCCTGCccgccctgctgctgctcctctcgGGATCACTCCTCCTGCGGAGCCGCTCCTCGCTGCCGGAGAGTCTGTGGGCTCGGCGGAGCGGACAGGCCGGGTGTCCG encodes the following:
- the rnf169 gene encoding E3 ubiquitin-protein ligase RNF169, giving the protein MATAGSAERPGRAASAAGSPAAAAAAASSPPCGHPACPLRRAHRLSGSEERLRRRSDPERSSSRAGRRDCDSRREFFVSPALLPKCSDVSSATSGKHKLLLCEDREDLKRRNTLICKDESVRHDGEPGVLSDSENEEPISRRIRNISAFIRKTKNCAAFTGGSQRSQSCTDPVEDRGGKLKVAQPALMDRVGISHSYTAGILLSSENSRSVSAPITAPDRRLTWRAVVSLSSSTPLGLPPPRPERSISPESNDSISEELNHFKPIVCSPCTPPKRLPDGRLMEPTIVKSTPRNLTRGLQKATSYEASPAVLQKWRQIELDRQSLKVNSKATLTSPVNELHNKTAGGEDGAKTHQSPAGRDGEGVPAINKRRLLFDPPTADSDTLSVKIRVPAIRYNSEATFRGSSEFDPAVGAPESCSGGAFFSRKQSFSPYTKNSGFQSCKLVPKDSQSPRKESDSSLHNQSTSRRGKKREQKTKHLDSDRDSDLKRSRLASQEAFDERYIRQIQQERQDRALALKLQRQFDLENQTVNRQRSPDTYFLRSWMSNQNRRRRGLRRSRRINKKH